The nucleotide sequence AGTATTGCCTCGCAAACTGAAGTTTTAAGGTATTTCCTTCATAAAATTTGTCTAACAATTCCTATTCAACTTAGTTGTTGCCTCTAAGTAAATTCATATCAATTTCACTTTCAATTGATATTTTGTTAGGAAATAAAGAAGATAATCTACTTTTAATAGAACTAATCACCATTAAGAATTTAACGATTATTATTTTCCACTAAGTCTTTTTGAAGCATCTTTGAATATGTGCATAGCCCCTctattggataaataagagaactaggAGTATTCGATTTCATccattctcttaaaagttgaaaagACAAAGGTTACTAGATTTTACATGTGTCCTTAAAGGTTTTACTCCATGCATCAAGTTGGTTACTAGCTTTCACCTATaatttgctcatacttctgaaacACCTAAAGTTTTTGCACTCCTTCATTGAGTTACCTACTATAATTCACCTTTtcattgccatcgaacttcttGAATGTAAGAAGTTTTATTCGAAAAGAGTAAAATTTTATCTTGACTTAGAAcaagtctttaatagttttgaTTACTTTTGAGATTATATCATCTTCTCTATCATTTTCATCACCTACTCGTTTGAGTCGAAAAGGAACAATACTATATATTACCAATTTCGTTCCTTAGTCAAGCACTCTTGTATTAACCCGAAGTCCCCCACTTTCGATTATCTTAATGAGAAGCTAATTAACGTCGGTCTGACAAAATTTCCTAGACTCTACCTATTTGTCTTATCTCGATACTTATATTTTGTCTCTATATTCTTCACCTCCTTCATCACTTTTCACGACTATATGCTCTCCCTCCAAAAGAACAAAGGATCGATGACTCGATGAATGTTGTACCTTTATAGTTCAATGATGTTGTCATGCCCATAACCCTACTATTCGTTGTCTTGCATCTGTGACTCTTCTTTACGATTAGTAAATCTGCCTCAACGGTATTGTGACGCTCTTCTAAGTCCACCTTTATCCTAATCGTCACTTGGTTTTAAATAGCTAAGTTCCTCTGAACTCATCATCGCTTCCTAGCCCCTTTCGACTATCTACTTCAATACCTCTATGTTCTTCAAGCAATTCCTCTTGGTCGATTAAAAAACAGACTATAACTCAGATGCATAGCCTCCATTATCATATTGTAGGGCtcacaccaattctgttctcctttgtATGCTTGGTAGTAACGTTTGTGCACTTCGCCTTATCCTCTAACTTGTCGAGCTTCCTCAAGCAAATATGAACTCTGGAGCAATCTAACTCTCTAGCCACCTCGATTATACTTTTGTATAATAAAGTCCTCCTATAGGGCTCACTAACTCTTACACTCGGAATCCCTCTTAACGGTATACAACTCTTATACACTAATGATTAAGGCTTTAATCCGATGTAAAATTTAGTACACACAAAAGACTTGTATATGCGATACGATGATATTTACTCACTAAATTCATAGTGCTTATTGTCGTCATGTtgctcactgaagtggagctctatatagctcccgatcatactttTATATGATTAAATCATTTACGGTACTTCTCCCGTATGTGTTTCATTATCTTGAACTGTTTCATAATGATCCAATGTACTATGTTTCCTCTTTATCATatctatattatattatgatatttatagGATGAACTAAGATTGTGATATCTTCATATGTAGCGTTCGCCAGTATATCATAGGGTCTTCGCCACCTCTGTTATGTTCGTTTTTTTAGTAATCAACTTTCGtctacccgctcttgggtcacacatgGACGAAGTGGAGTTCTAGGATAACTCGTCGCCTAGTGGCCCTTGAAGTTTATCGACTTCGCTAAAATTAATGTACCATTATCTGGAGCTTGAGCCCTTGCTCGTAGCATAATCTTTGCTACGCATAGCTTCTTTTATGACAATTTGAATAGCAATACTATGATATAATCTTTAAGAGTAATCATCTCTACATTCTCTTATCTCATGTTAAAAGTTTTTTTGACTCTAACTTCGTCTTCATAAGTTGAGTTATCATAGTCCTTTCGTCAATTACTTTGATGAGATAAAGGTGCatgtattttgaaactctattcgACTTTGACACTATATAAAAATTTTTCTAACATCTTTCTCGTTTGAAGTCACTAATCTTTCGACATTATCATTCATTGATCTTTACCACCTTAGCGTCCAATATGAAGTCAAATTCTATCGAGATTCTCTGGTCAATTGGAAATCTTTGGACAGTAATGTTAACCGTGTATGAAAATTCCACTATTTGCATCTTCCATCCATCGAAGAGGAGAAAATGGAAGACAATgtacttatttttttataaatttctttaattttctgTGTCAGAAAACATGCCGACATCATACAGCAATGGCCTAAAACACGAAGACTTGACTTATTAAGAGATGCGAGGAAGTCTTCTTCTCGATTTATGGACATAGTTGCCCTACTACGTCTTTGTCTTATCTCTCTTTTAGCACACCTCAAGGAATTCCGAGCACGGGTCAACATGCGCAgaaaattcaaagcctttgaaagatgatataaaaacaaaaagaaaaagccaAGAATGCTTCTATCACTGCACTTCCCAAACCCTTCAGGGAATTAATGCAAACAAAACTATCTAAGATATAGCATGAAATCATCCTAATGGCTACAGGAAAGAAATTTTCAAcacaattaatatatatatatatatatatatatatatatatatatatgtatatatattctcttTTTAACAAACCTTGCTGTCTTCGAAACCTCGAGGAGCGAAGAGACTTTGATCGAACCCCCTCTCTGTCGCTGTCTCTCTCCCCCAAGAATCCTTCCCACGCCGATCCCAGCCTACGATCGCGTGGTGACGGCAGCGGCGAATCCATCGATGACGACCACGGCCTTGGACATGTCTTCCCATGACATCATCAAGAAGACGCGAAGACTTGTGGGGCTATGGAGGGTGATCTCGCGTTTGTGGAATGGGTCCCGATGACAACATGAGGAAGACGAGAAGTCTTACGCCGGTTGTCGGGGCCTTGGAGGGTGATCTGGCGGTGCCGGTCCATTCTCCGGTTGCGAACGCGCTCGGGGAATGGGTCTGCCTTTTACTTGGATGGCGTAAGTACCGATGATCTGCTTCCGGTCTGGTCCCTCGCGACATGTCCGATCGAACCCTCATCGATTCTTGGGGTTTCTTGGACATCCGGCCCAGGCTTTTGACACGGTGTGGCAGCACGAGATCTTCTCGGATCAGATTGGTTGCTATTCCACTTCGGCGACTAGGGTTTCTCAAGGCAATCTTTCTTTTCGTTTCTGCATAATCTTTCTTGCCCTTCGTCGTCGTAGAAAGATTATGATCTAATTAAATTTCTTTGTGCTCTTCCTTTAAATTAGATTAAAGTTTTAAAGATTCCAGACAAGATTTATCTAATGTCGTAATCTGTTTTGGTTGCACTGCTTGACAGAGATCTGGTTCTTTGGAACTGATGTCTTGCGTATATAAACCAAGTTTGTGACCATAAAATCTTTAGTGCCAGTTTTGTAGGAGGACAACATTTGACATTTTATGCCCGACTAGTTGAAGCCTACTCGAGGAAGTATCAAGAAATAGGTTAATTGAAAAGGGTGGGACAAGAGATCTCGAGTCACAAACAGGATTTCTCCTCCAATTCGAGGTACTAGAACAGGTGATGGATCTTATTATTTTTGGAAATGCATTGTAGAAATCACACGGCAGATCTCTCTGTGGTTATTTTGTGGTTTAGTCCTACTGGTTCTGCCAATCCTGTAAATTCCTCCAAGAGTATGGATTTTTAGGTTAGGTTGTGccaatctatttctgaatgacagtGTGTTCTTGCTAATTCGTCAAATTATGATGGAAAAGGTTTATATGTGTGGATGGATAGCCATGAAATGTGGTCTTggaatatgatttatttttggagtTTCAGATTAGTAGGAGATGTAGCATCATTGGAAGTAGATGTCCTGCATGTTGTCCACTGTCGCAAATGCGCCTCAAGCAATAAGTGTGTGTATTGTAAACTGAAAGCGTATTTAAACCATCTGAATGTTAGATCCGATTTTCAATTTCTCAGTAGGACATGCTATTGAATCATTATTTGGTTAATCATATCACTTAGTATATATTTCAAAGGGATCATTGCAAAGTGAAATCTTTCTCAGGCATTAGAATTATGCAAATATGACATAATTAGGTGTAATCTACCTTAAAAGATAGGTGATACAAAATGGATTCTGGTGGTCAGTTTCATCCTTGAATTGATTATCCTCTCTTACAATGTCTTGGTGTTGGAGGAAAATCATCCGTTGGAGtttctttttggttttcttttttcttattgtttTGGTTAACGTGGATTAAGAGATCAGATTTTGACTAAAAAGGAATTGGAACTTATTTGAAAAGAAtgaaatatagaaaaaaattgaaaataaaaaaagatatcagaagaattctcaagttaaaaaatagaaataaaaaactaATAAAGGGCATTAATCGAAGATAGTAGTCATTCCATTGGATTTATGATTTGTCTCAAAAACAATATTTAGAATATTTTAtctattatataatttttctttgatttttatttttttttatgaaatatatGTTTGTAGTTACTAAAGTCAAATAGTTAAACTTTttacttaaatttttaaatatttattcttGTGATTTTTTAGATctatttatcaaattaaatttggttacttgtaaaattttgaagtatattaattttttagcTTTTAACATCTGAAGCCAACCACTTGGTACTTTTAGTTAATTGTCCAATGATGTGATACTACATAAATTTCTCATTAGATATAgtctaaataaatttattagcCAATATCCAGTTTATGTATACTTCATGCTATAAAATATACTCAACTATCAGTTCAGTCATATCTACCAAGTAGCAGATAAATGGGCCTTGTAATCGACTAGGTCACTAGGCTACATAAAGTGTTATACAATGGCCTCTTATactatttttttttgtcttttttagatttatttggtataaaatttCTACTTTATCATGGTTAACATCCTGTACATTCTCTTTTCATGTGAATTCTTTGATTTCTTTACCACAACATAATGGATCTAGGTCAAATGTTTTGTCTTTGAGACTAGTTATTCAATTGAAATTgacaaaaaatagaaaaattgcAGATTGGATTTTGAGGAGATTATGTGCATGTAACTTATCTCACGGTTCCTGGTTGAGAGTATTTCTGCGATTCTAACTCATGATGCAAGGATATTAATATCAGTTTTATATCTATTGGTTTTGGATCTCTACAAATTGCTATATTTAGATTTCTTttcatcaataatgaatgaaaataCGTTTCTAAGATCTAATATTAGTCATATGTCAAGAACACATGCATATAGGCTTCCATAATGGGATGTATTTGGTTCATGATACATGAACAAATCtataactcaaaaaattataaatatatatacttaaagAAGTTTTAAGTTATACCGTATTAGTGGCTGTTATGTCAAAATGATGGTCGTGTCTGATTGGGACGTGGGTTAGATCCGCAAAGCTAGTCAGTTGGAGGTCAATATTATAATATTGATACATCCATACGTGATACTGTTCTTACAACATATAATATTGATTTGCAGTTTGCCATTGTTGAATCAGAAGCAATATAGGTGACATTTTGGTCATCTGGGCTAATTGGGTTTAAACCACTATCTCGACATTGTGGCAAGTATGACCGTGAGAACTAGGGATAGTAACTTGATATTGAGTTTTGCAACCATGATGGTTGTTGGGTAGTAGAATTGCCGTCATTACATTATTGTTGCGAGCCATATGACTCTTTAGATTCTATAAGCTGAATTCAATCATCTGCATCTTTTTATGACCATGGAATTCACACTACTAGGAAGGCTATGATGGATTATTTTGACCATGGAATTCACACTAATAAGAAGGCTATGACTTTGAGGATATCTTGTCTAATTAATTTCAGTTAGGCTCTCTCATCTTGAAGCCATCAACCATCTTTCCTGTGCCTGTCTTTCCTGATATGAACTTATTTAGTTAGATGATCTAACACCATGATGGTCATCCTGGATGGAGTGAGTAAAATACTAACACCAGTTCATGCTCTACATCTCCATGTACAATGTACATGTATTGGAGTGTAAGACCCATGATATAGACCACTATCATTGGTGGATGCCATGATATCTACCTTATTGTCACTCAAATCTTATGGAGACAAGTATATGATACAAAAGTCTTGTCGTCCTAGTCAAGTTGTTGGTTGATGATATCCAATGAGTTAACCAAGTACAATGAGCGACTGCTCCCCTTGTTGTGCTGGCCTGATGATTGAGACTGACTCGTGGCTCTAGCTTATAGAGGATTGATTGTCTGGATTTCATCCTTGCATCCAGCCTTGAGTAGATCTATACTAGCTTTGTATAATAAGAAATTAGTTTATTGAGATTAAATTGTTGTATAGATCTACATAAGCAAGTTGAGCAGATCTAATTTGAATAAATCTATGTTAGATTGGTGTACAAGAAATATGAATAAATCTATGCGAAGCTAAAATGAAGCATAGATCTACAAAGGACAAATTTTAGGCAAGAGTCATGAGTAAAGAGTAAGACCATAAGCAAACACAAAAATAAAACTGCATTCGGGGCATTATAGAAATAAGCAAAAATGAAGTTTTGCTTTGGAGAGGACAGCTTAAATGTCTTGAGTTTTTAACCTTGATATCCTTGAAATCAACATCAAATTGCGAGCGAAAAAAGGTTGGATAGTGATATTGAGAGTGTAAGGCAAAGAAAGGGGAAAGGTAGGGAGGGGGGGGGGCTGTCTATGGGTTTAAAGGGGTAGGAATGAGCAGTATGCTTATCGCTTGGTACAACTTGGTGTGCTGAATAAAGAACTGGATTGTATGCCTGATATGGTAAACATTCTAGGTGGTACGAACAGGTACTGTGTTATAGCTTGGTCCATGTAATGGTTCAGTTAGTTATATTGGCATATATTGGTCAATATGGATTGGTTTGATTGACTTGCTGTTACCttgtatattttgatgaggaaccttacAACTAGCCAAGCCCATCTTCCAGGAGGCAGAGCCAtctcaattatattataatatagcaAGCTAAAGAGAGGTTCTGTATAATGTTGGTATATGAATTGATTTTTCTTAAATGGGACATCGAGTTCTAGCTGCCTTTGCTGGAACATTCTGCTACGAGTGAAGGTACGAAGAGATGAGAACAGGTATGGTTGCTTTATGAGTTACTTAGAACTAATTTTGAAGAGTTCTGTTCATGTCAAAGCAGTCTGACCTTAATGTAACCTTTGGTAACAAAGGTATAGGCTAACAAATTTGCTGCCAAGTATCACAGCTTTTGGTAGTTGTTCCTAACATTGTAAAGTTTGGATGCACGTAAGACTTATTCTGTGTCAATTATTCTGTGTCAATAATAATGGTGAAGGGTCATGCCTACTGGGTGTATGTATCATGTACTTGAGCATTTTAGTATTCACATTCTTAATTCTGTGGATAAGACATTAAAGTTATATAAGTACAGTGTCATTTTACGTTTGGATTACCTATTTAGTTTGGTCAGTTCACAAGATGTCAAACTCTTTTGATAGCCTATGCAAAAATATGAAGCTGAAATTATTTTTACTTCTCATGGACATAATGAATAACAACTCTGATTAGGGCTCCCAATTTTTGAGGTGGCTGAGATCCACAGGAGGCTTAAAGTTTATTGGTTTCTgaagatttttttgttttttttgaatTGGTAAGCAATTAATTGTTTCGATAGCATAATCATTATAGTGGAAAGTTTGTTTTCTATGGGCTATAGTGGTTTTATTGTCTTATTCAAAATCGTATCAGCTATCCAATATTTGTTCACTGTTGACTTGGGTTCGAAGTGAGGGAGAACATATATACTgagaaatttaaaatatgttgTTGAAACTTGCAACTGTTAAAATATGTTGTGCCAATTAAGTCTTGGTGACAGGAGCCTGGACATGTTAAATCTAAAGGGAGTCCGTGCCACCTTCGGCACTGGTCTCACTATTGTCATGACAAtcgaatctagtacagctgggtcATCCTGTTCGTACATCGTAAATGTGCCATGCCATCTTCTGCTTGTTGACAGGTCGCCGGTTGAATTTTTATGTAAATCACATACATCCAAGGTTTTACGACGTTTGTAATTGATATAGTGGTTTGTTGATGAAGTATGAAAAGTTTCTTTGGTATTTTTGGGCTTCAGTAATTATGAAAATGTTTAATTTTCGAAGCCGAACCAATTTTCCAGGGAAGGCGTCTCTGCGACATTTTTCCAGAACTGTGTTGCTTTTTAGCGTCATTCGTCATTTTAAACATTACTATCAAAGATTGAACTGAAAGGGGGTGAGGAGTTTTTCTCCAAACATTACTAGCATCGTCTCCAAACAGAACACAAATGTTGCATCAGACATCCTTTTTAATTCCTGCTAAAATGCTCTGATTGTTGAGGCCACCGCATGAAAACATTGCGATAAACCAACACAacggaaaagaaaaaaagggggcaaaaaaaaaaaaaaacagacgaTAATAAATCCTTGCGGCGTGACACTAGGAATCTTTTGATTTtctcatgttctcccaacttgagCCAATTATCCTAAGTATGTAGAATACAACAGTTCTGACGCAAGTCATGATGAAGTTCCAACAAGAAGAAGGCCAGTACCAAGGATAAAGCAACCGAAAGAAGAGGCTTATGATGTGCCGTGGATACTGCCCAACCTATGCCATGAGAAAATTAGAATACAGTAGtataaaaccaaaaaataaaaataaaaggggGCAAACAAGAAAAGGGAACAAATTCAAGTTATCTCTAAGCATTCTATCATCGGCAAGAAAAATAAATGTAAGACATGTTGAGACAAAATCTCCATAAACGATGGGAGTAAACACACACGAGAACGATCTCAGGTCCATCGCAATTGCAACAAAAACGTAACCACACACATGAGAAAAAAGTTTTATTTGCTATTTCTATTTATCAAAGCCGTGGCAGATAGATAGATACCCAAAAGGCAATAAAGGTATAAAGAATATCAGCAGTCTAATATCGGGAGGTTTTCATCTGTGAAAAACAATCCTTTGAAGGTTAGGCCCCAACTAACAACTTGTATCGACCATAATGTACCCCAtagtttaaaagaaaattttagattgTGATTCTACCTACCCATCAGAATGCTAGGTAACTATATCCTTAAACAACTTCTATATGTGGAATACTCTTTTAACCCGTTGCAAATTTTGACACTGGGAACTATGCTTTCATAGAGTCACAAATATTACCATAGATAATCCAAATTATATAAAACATATTTTTACCATAAATTATTCATTTATAGCAACatacaaaaaaatcattaatGATTGTCATGTTTATGTCATGCTGTCCCCTACTCTTCCTAAGTTTGTTATGGATGCTAACATGTTAAGTTATTCATCCTAAGTTAGCTTGTTTCAGTCACCAAAAGACTACTTACTGGAAAGAGCAGATCCAAAGTATCCCAAGCTGCATGACGTACAACTCTTGTTGGATACATAGGTCCTCCAGGAGAAGTGAAGCTGTACAAGCATGCCTTTAGCCTTGTACTTGTTGTCATCCTCAGTTCTAGTCCTACACAGATTTCCACAACAATAAGCAGCATTGTGAATGTAACTGACAGATATTTACAACTCTAGCTAAAGGGTCAGTCACATAAAGCATAGGTGCACATTGCCACTTGAAATAAATATAACCTTTAAGAGCACTCATACGGGAGAGATAATGTAAAAGCACAGGCTCTACTTTCAGCTTCTGAAGCTGAAAAACACAATAATATAAAAGGTGATCAATAATGCTGTCTATGTGAGCAAACAAATTCTTCTAACATAAATGACTAACCTGATCTGCAAGCTCAATCACAAATATATCTGCTGGGCCTCCAACCAAAAAAGCATTTGGGAAACCAGGAAATTGCCCCAGAAACTTTTCAAGCAAGTCATCTGCTAGTTACAAAGTTGAGAACTTTAAATGACAGACAATACTTTGTTCAATGTGGTACTACAAGTTAACAAAGCCGCACCTAGATTGTAAAAGAATAAGAACCTGGAGAGAAGAAGACAGAGATCTCGACgggcctaaaaaaaaaaaataatgctaAGAATATGCTTGGTAATAAAACTAAATACTATATTACTATACAGGATAGGAGCCCTGCTTCACTTAACTTGATGCAATAAAATGAACAAAATATTAAATGGTAGAGAAAATACTGAAAGCAAAACCTGCAAAGAGATCTTGTTGCTGCGATAGGGTACAAGTGCAACCTCCTGAAGAAGATACTGagaaaaaaggaaataaaaaaaattcaactttAAGCTTAGGAAACATACGAGGCATCATTGGAAAATAATCCAGGAGCTGTGTATCTTACACTGAACAAGGGAAAAAATCTCTTCCTATTTGTTTGGATGTCAATCCTGACAACAGGAAAACAAATAAAGTTTCAAGAAACATTTATGGAAAAAGAAAACCAAAGAGCTTGAATATGCATGATGGCTTCCCTTAGGTAGGCCCATGGTTCTCAAAGTGACCAACTTGTTTAATAGGAAAGTTACATCACATCTTAATCAAGTCAATGTGCAAGAAAAAATACAACACCATAACCAGCTTCGAAGAACTATTTTCAACTCATTTACTTCTGATATCACCAACAGTGTTGTAAACGAGAATGTAATATTGAAGTATAGTAATTGTATCAACTACAAAAGGCATACTATTCAGAATGAAATTTTAACGAACCCAATTACAAAACACAAACTCTATACTACAACTTTTTATGTCAAGATAAACAACAACATTATTTTGTACTGTCAGGTATACTATTCACTCAATACATTTGCTCTTAGTCTTAGTCAAAATTCTAAAATCTTATTTTCTAATGTTTGCCTACATAATTCAAGTATAAGATATATCCAAATTAAATTCACATCAATCAAACAATATCATTATTAAACAACATAGGCCATCAAGACCATTCCAATAACTTTGTAGACACAATTACGACAGTCCTTAAATTGACTACTCTATTAtgcatatattttattatataagtaCTAAATGTATTTTCCATAGTTTACATTCTCAGTCCATTACCAGTTTATTAGACTGGTATGCTACAAGACACTATAGCAACTTGtacaatatgatatcatcataaaaataagaaaaaggacaCTGGCTATCAAGCTTGGGTCGCTATATAACCTATCCATGATTGGGTCGCTATATACTAACCAAATCATACTGGTCCTGAGTACTCAAACCTTGCTTTAAATCTTTTCTAAAACCCATTACAGTAAATTCATAGACATTCTATTACAAGCTTTTTCCAAGTCAATAAAAACTACATTCTACTTTTTATAATCTTTTAGTAACTATGTCCAAAATAAACATCTTCTTCGATTTCTCTTCTGGACAATCTCGAAAAAATGTATAATATTCATGATTAACTTATACATTGGTCCCTCCAAGTTTTCGATTACCAATGAATTTGACCTTAATAAGATTGTCTACACTCATTTACAgaacatatttataatataaaatatagaaaGTTACCAATGTAGATGCAAATACTATCTACACAAACTGTCATCCTACAGCAATCTGTAATGTCCTAACACTTGTGATGGCTACACAAATTGTCATGCTATGTATACCAGTTACAGTCAATCAGGAAGTAACCACAATCAATTGTTTGATAAAAAAATCCTCACGTACCAGAAAACATTGGTAGCACCTTGAACAAGGGCAGATCCATAACGTAGCAACatttcagaattttcaacagagactTCAAATAACTGGAAGGAGAAACAacaaattagtaaaatatttatatacaagatatatgtatatatgcatataaataataatttaaaaaaggcATTGAGACATTCCCAACATAAAAGTTGTCAGCATTGCCTGTTATAGGTGTCATTCATTCCTTCGAATAGCATCTGTAGGACACTTTTCCTAGATTGATACATTTACGACATAAAATCTATCAGTATTGCCTGCTATAAGTGTACCATTTGTTCCTCGATACAATCTACAGGACAGCCTCCAGCAATCTAATTCCTGATAGTCTAACTAAATTGAAGAGATTGTTCACATGGCAGTGATGAGAAGTTCCTTATTCTAGAGAATTCATTCATTTTTGCAGATATAAATTTAGATTGTATGGCAAGACACAACAACATTATATGCATGGCACATCACAGAATGATAAATAATCATGACCATAACAAATATACCAAAACACGGAAATAGATGCTAGTAAATGACATGCACAAGGGACTGAAAACATAGGATGAAAGTACTCAAAGCAAATAAAGCCTAGATGGATAAACATTCTTATATATTAGTTGCATAAAAGAATTTCTACAATGCAAAGCATACCCACTTATGGAATATGAGCGCAAATATATGTGACACAAAAGATTGGCTCCAAAGTTGAACAATTAAATCAAGGATGTGCTTTCCATTTTCAGGTTCGCCAACAAAATAATCAGCAAGTACATCATAGAAACACAGATGGTTCTCAATTCCATCATCTGCAGAGGTAATTTTGTCTTCATCCTTTTTGAAAATCATGTCTGCAAG is from Musa acuminata AAA Group cultivar baxijiao chromosome BXJ1-6, Cavendish_Baxijiao_AAA, whole genome shotgun sequence and encodes:
- the LOC135581553 gene encoding uncharacterized protein LOC135581553 codes for the protein METMQQHSADRRSTYLGALTLEIERKLQKALISPRQRPELLQQLFADVALEVEDRARDMIFKKDEDKITSADDGIENHLCFYDVLADYFVGEPENGKHILDLIVQLWSQSFVSHIFALIFHKWLFEVSVENSEMLLRYGSALVQGATNVFWIDIQTNRKRFFPLFSYLLQEVALVPYRSNKISLQARRDLCLLLSRFLFFYNLDDLLEKFLGQFPGFPNAFLVGGPADIFVIELADQLQKLKVEPVLLHYLSRMSALKGLELRMTTSTRLKACLYSFTSPGGPMYPTRVVRHAAWDTLDLLFPVGQYPRHIISLFFRLLYPWYWPSSCWNFIMTCVRTVVFYILRIIGSSWENMRKSKDS